One Thalassotalea sediminis DNA segment encodes these proteins:
- a CDS encoding STAS domain-containing protein translates to MTTLEVLSVDNQLMLKGNLTREFITPSIEKQSCRLLSKSISHINLSQVNMVDTAGLALLLLLIEVANKASLSINLVDLPDDLVNLAKLSAVSAFLPVQ, encoded by the coding sequence GTGACAACATTAGAAGTATTGTCAGTTGACAATCAATTGATGCTAAAAGGTAACCTAACACGTGAGTTTATTACGCCTAGTATCGAAAAGCAGTCGTGTCGTCTATTGTCAAAAAGTATTAGTCATATTAACTTATCGCAAGTGAACATGGTTGATACTGCGGGCCTCGCGCTATTGCTGTTGTTAATAGAGGTTGCGAATAAGGCGAGTCTATCGATTAATCTCGTTGATTTACCTGACGACTTAGTTAATTTAGCAAAATTAAGTGCCGTATCGGCTTTCTTGCCAGTTCAATAA
- a CDS encoding MlaC/ttg2D family ABC transporter substrate-binding protein gives MTGRKMKMLSRNIAVLLSSLMLVQHASASDALTSDETNNNVHFYVAENSGSSAINTTDPFEMIKSVADITFKRFANEQTEIRKNPNLLKKIVREELVPYIDYRYAAFKVIGAKNFKNTTSEERDAFVPVFLDYLVTSYAQVFTLYNSQEVKFEKARISNSGRIAFVKTLVIEPGREPIDISFSTRKGKNADEWKAYDMVAEGISMLDSKEAELGSLIRQKGLPHVTELLKEKAAKDIVFK, from the coding sequence ATGACTGGGAGAAAAATGAAAATGTTATCGAGAAATATCGCGGTGCTATTATCGTCGTTGATGTTAGTACAACACGCGTCTGCTTCAGATGCGCTTACCTCAGATGAAACGAATAATAATGTGCACTTCTATGTTGCTGAAAATAGTGGTTCTTCAGCGATAAATACTACTGACCCCTTCGAGATGATAAAGTCAGTGGCGGATATTACGTTTAAACGTTTTGCCAATGAACAAACTGAAATTCGTAAAAACCCTAATTTGCTGAAAAAAATTGTCCGTGAAGAACTCGTTCCGTACATTGATTATCGCTATGCTGCTTTTAAAGTCATCGGTGCGAAAAACTTTAAAAATACTACCTCTGAAGAACGTGACGCTTTTGTACCAGTATTTTTGGATTACCTCGTTACATCTTATGCACAAGTCTTTACCTTGTATAACAGTCAAGAAGTAAAGTTTGAAAAAGCACGGATCTCAAATTCAGGACGTATTGCTTTTGTTAAAACGTTAGTGATTGAGCCGGGTCGTGAGCCCATTGATATTTCCTTTTCTACACGAAAAGGAAAAAATGCAGACGAGTGGAAGGCTTATGATATGGTTGCTGAAGGCATTAGTATGTTAGACAGTAAAGAGGCCGAACTAGGCAGCTTAATTCGTCAAAAAGGCTTGCCCCATGTGACAGAGTTATTGAAAGAAAAAGCAGCGAAAGACATTGTTTTTAAATAG
- the mlaD gene encoding outer membrane lipid asymmetry maintenance protein MlaD codes for MVSKKVEILVGLFAAIGIAALLMLALKVADSGISGNGETYKLYAKFDNIGGLKIRSPIKVGGVVVGRVSDISLDEDDYTPLVTLEIDARFQNFSEATSVSILTAGLLGEQYIGLLPGFMDESIDTLQEGDYIEDTKPALVLEELIGQFLFGQGSGD; via the coding sequence ATGGTGTCAAAAAAAGTAGAAATTTTGGTTGGTCTATTTGCAGCAATAGGTATTGCGGCATTATTAATGTTAGCGTTAAAAGTTGCAGATAGCGGTATTTCAGGTAATGGTGAAACATATAAATTGTATGCTAAGTTCGATAATATCGGTGGCTTAAAAATACGTTCGCCCATAAAAGTCGGAGGCGTTGTTGTAGGCCGCGTTAGTGACATTAGTTTAGATGAAGATGACTACACGCCTTTAGTGACCTTAGAGATAGATGCTCGTTTTCAAAACTTTTCTGAGGCTACATCAGTATCTATTTTAACAGCAGGGCTGCTGGGCGAACAATATATTGGTTTATTACCTGGGTTTATGGATGAATCTATCGATACGTTACAAGAAGGTGACTATATTGAAGATACTAAACCTGCGTTAGTATTAGAAGAATTGATAGGGCAATTTTTATTTGGCCAAGGAAGTGGTGATTAA
- a CDS encoding trypsin-like peptidase domain-containing protein gives MKLIDSVKYVLNAVSYGVIFAVVILVVYPELSGKGDNWWNIFRPQKTNPAPLSYANAVQRAGPAVVNLYSEEIQNSVNYLQAPRSVSRLGSGVIMDPNGYMLTNYHVVQNAAQITVDLQNGQRFPATIIGYDIYTDLAVLKIEASNLPVIPQNLDLTVSAGDVVLAIGNPLNLGQTITQGIISATGRTGLSSTNHTQFLQMDAAINEGNSGGALVNTNGTLVGINSRLFREINPQLDIQGIFFAIPYQLAYKVMQQIIENGRVIRGWLGIDTQVFSQNPRGFVISGIIKNSPAHVAQLKPGDIVSQIGDTPITSTIQALDLVAETRPGTEVMFSVYRGNKLLNIPVTILESKQ, from the coding sequence TTGAAACTCATAGACTCTGTAAAATATGTTCTTAACGCCGTTAGTTACGGCGTAATATTCGCCGTCGTTATCCTTGTAGTTTATCCTGAACTCAGTGGTAAAGGAGACAACTGGTGGAATATATTTCGACCGCAAAAAACCAATCCTGCCCCACTTTCTTATGCCAATGCAGTGCAACGCGCGGGACCTGCCGTCGTAAATTTATACTCAGAGGAAATTCAGAATAGCGTAAACTATTTACAAGCACCCCGCAGCGTTTCGCGACTAGGTTCCGGTGTAATAATGGATCCTAACGGTTACATGCTAACTAACTATCATGTCGTACAGAATGCCGCACAAATCACTGTTGATTTACAAAACGGTCAGCGATTTCCTGCAACGATCATCGGTTATGATATTTATACAGACTTAGCTGTGTTAAAAATTGAAGCCAGTAATTTACCCGTTATTCCACAAAATTTAGACCTTACCGTCTCTGCTGGTGACGTAGTTCTTGCGATTGGTAACCCATTAAATTTAGGCCAAACTATTACTCAAGGCATTATCAGCGCCACAGGGCGTACCGGGTTAAGTAGCACCAATCATACCCAGTTTTTGCAAATGGATGCCGCCATCAATGAGGGCAACTCTGGTGGCGCGTTAGTAAATACTAACGGTACGTTAGTCGGTATTAACTCACGACTGTTTCGAGAAATAAACCCACAACTTGATATTCAAGGGATTTTCTTTGCTATCCCCTACCAACTTGCCTATAAAGTGATGCAACAAATAATTGAGAACGGTAGAGTAATTCGAGGTTGGCTAGGCATTGACACCCAAGTGTTTAGTCAAAATCCACGTGGTTTTGTTATCAGTGGAATTATCAAAAATAGTCCTGCACATGTTGCTCAGCTAAAGCCAGGTGATATTGTCTCTCAAATCGGTGATACACCGATTACTTCAACGATTCAAGCACTCGATTTAGTGGCTGAAACGCGCCCTGGTACTGAGGTTATGTTTAGCGTATATCGTGGCAACAAACTGCTTAATATTCCTGTTACCATATTAGAAAGTAAGCAGTAA
- a CDS encoding amidohydrolase, with the protein MKPLITVVLGMLFVSSAALSQTEQISHDVKQDYNQHLGALWEHFHRNPELSLMEFKTAKRLAKELASAGFTVHEKIGGTGIVALMENGDGPLVMMRADMDGLPVVEQSGLPMASTVKTTDWDGNEVGVMHACGHDVHITSLVGTARYMSNNRDEWSGTLMLIAQPAEEKGPGASAMMADNIWQRFGQPDYAFAFHVSSGVEAGKITVDEGSPYAGADTVDIIVKGVGAHGAYPHKGKDPIVIGAQIVTNLQTIVSRELAPRDAGVITVGAFHAGTKHNIISDRAHLQLTVRSLNPRVREQLLTAIERVAIGTARTAGLPEDKLPEVTVSEFAFPPTFNDKKLAQRVKSVITTTMGSDALVPPVNLGMGAEDFGFFTTTPFIPSVYFTVGGTPKADFERAKQGGPQVPSHHSPLFKIAPKPAVTKGVEATVNILLDVLKKS; encoded by the coding sequence ATGAAACCACTAATTACAGTTGTACTAGGGATGTTATTCGTCTCAAGCGCAGCACTAAGTCAAACTGAACAAATAAGTCATGATGTTAAACAAGATTATAATCAACATCTAGGTGCATTGTGGGAGCATTTTCATCGAAACCCTGAACTTTCGTTAATGGAATTCAAAACCGCTAAGCGTCTTGCGAAGGAGCTCGCTAGCGCTGGCTTTACGGTTCATGAAAAAATTGGTGGTACCGGTATTGTCGCCTTGATGGAAAATGGCGACGGCCCATTAGTTATGATGCGGGCAGATATGGATGGTTTGCCGGTTGTAGAACAATCTGGATTGCCAATGGCATCTACTGTGAAGACTACTGATTGGGACGGTAATGAAGTTGGTGTTATGCATGCATGTGGCCATGATGTACACATAACAAGTTTGGTTGGTACAGCCCGTTATATGTCAAACAACAGAGATGAATGGTCAGGCACATTGATGTTGATTGCTCAACCCGCAGAAGAAAAAGGGCCAGGCGCCAGTGCTATGATGGCTGATAATATTTGGCAGCGTTTTGGACAGCCAGATTACGCTTTTGCGTTTCACGTTTCTTCTGGCGTAGAAGCGGGGAAGATCACTGTCGATGAAGGTTCACCTTACGCAGGAGCTGATACTGTTGATATTATTGTTAAAGGCGTAGGGGCACATGGTGCTTATCCTCATAAAGGTAAAGATCCAATAGTTATTGGTGCGCAAATAGTTACTAACCTTCAAACTATTGTTAGCCGTGAACTTGCTCCAAGAGATGCAGGCGTTATCACTGTTGGTGCTTTTCATGCAGGTACCAAGCACAACATTATTTCAGATCGTGCCCATTTGCAATTGACTGTAAGAAGTTTAAATCCTCGAGTACGTGAGCAGTTACTTACTGCTATAGAGCGTGTAGCTATCGGTACCGCAAGAACGGCAGGTTTACCTGAAGATAAGTTACCTGAAGTCACTGTTAGTGAGTTTGCATTCCCGCCGACCTTTAATGATAAGAAACTTGCTCAACGTGTCAAATCAGTGATCACAACCACAATGGGAAGTGATGCTCTTGTACCGCCGGTAAATCTAGGAATGGGAGCCGAAGATTTCGGTTTTTTTACGACCACACCTTTTATACCTAGTGTTTACTTTACTGTCGGCGGAACGCCTAAGGCAGATTTTGAACGTGCTAAGCAAGGTGGGCCTCAAGTACCTAGTCATCACAGTCCGCTATTTAAGATTGCACCAAAACCTGCTGTAACAAAAGGGGTTGAAGCAACGGTAAATATTTTATTGGATGTACTGAAAAAGTCTTAG
- a CDS encoding sigma 54-interacting transcriptional regulator — translation MSNTSDNKEKLNVLVVDDDPSLLRLISIRLSAAGYNVHAADNGKKALSIVDSNSIQLVISDLRMEGMDGMALFEKIRTIQPNLPVIIMTAHGTIPDAIHATKQGVFSFLTKPFESQELLDTAKQAIHLQPHSDSYLQDDESNQWRQNIISRSAVMSSLLQQAKQVAQSDFSVLIHSESGTGKELLAQAIHLASERKDNTFTAINCAAIPEQLLESELFGHRKGAFTGAEQNHVGLFEASNGGTLFLDEVGDMPMNFQVKLLRALQEREIRPVGSTSSVKVDVRIIAATHQNLQQAIVNNEFREDLYYRLNVVELALPPLAERREDIPLLATHFLNKSKASTKREINGFTKEAMEVLISAPWPGNIRQLQNVIEHSVALATESLISDALIRNALRDRTSQLPSFQEAREHFERDYLSKLLKITAGNVSQAARIAQRNRTEFYKLLNKHHLDAEQYRNDYGTPE, via the coding sequence ATGAGCAACACTTCTGATAACAAAGAAAAATTAAATGTTTTAGTGGTTGATGATGACCCAAGTTTATTACGATTAATAAGCATACGATTAAGTGCTGCGGGTTATAATGTGCATGCTGCGGACAATGGTAAAAAAGCCCTGAGTATTGTCGATAGTAACTCGATTCAACTTGTCATTAGCGATCTACGAATGGAAGGAATGGATGGCATGGCGTTGTTTGAAAAAATACGCACTATACAACCAAATTTGCCCGTAATTATTATGACAGCACATGGCACCATTCCCGATGCTATTCACGCAACGAAACAAGGCGTATTTAGCTTTCTGACAAAGCCTTTTGAAAGTCAAGAATTACTCGACACAGCAAAACAAGCTATTCATTTACAGCCTCACTCAGACAGCTACTTACAAGACGACGAGTCTAACCAATGGCGACAAAATATCATTAGCCGAAGTGCAGTAATGTCATCGCTGTTACAACAAGCAAAGCAAGTTGCACAAAGTGATTTTAGTGTCTTAATCCATAGTGAGAGCGGCACAGGTAAAGAGCTTTTAGCACAAGCTATTCATCTAGCAAGTGAACGCAAAGACAATACCTTTACAGCAATAAATTGTGCGGCAATCCCAGAACAACTATTAGAATCTGAGCTTTTTGGTCACAGAAAAGGCGCCTTTACTGGGGCAGAGCAAAACCATGTTGGTTTATTTGAGGCGTCTAATGGCGGTACGTTATTTTTAGACGAAGTTGGCGATATGCCAATGAACTTTCAAGTTAAGTTATTACGTGCTTTACAAGAACGAGAAATCCGTCCTGTAGGCAGCACAAGTTCAGTTAAGGTCGATGTTAGGATTATCGCAGCAACACACCAAAATTTGCAGCAAGCAATCGTTAACAATGAATTTCGCGAAGATTTATATTATCGGTTAAATGTAGTAGAACTTGCACTTCCACCACTTGCAGAGCGCAGAGAAGATATTCCGTTACTGGCGACACATTTTCTAAATAAAAGTAAGGCAAGTACAAAACGTGAAATAAATGGTTTTACTAAAGAAGCAATGGAAGTACTGATCAGCGCACCTTGGCCGGGTAATATTAGACAGTTACAAAACGTGATTGAACATAGTGTTGCCCTAGCAACGGAGTCACTTATCAGTGATGCGCTAATTCGCAATGCCTTGAGAGACAGAACCTCTCAGTTGCCTTCTTTTCAAGAAGCACGAGAGCATTTTGAACGCGATTACTTATCTAAGTTACTAAAAATTACCGCAGGCAACGTATCTCAAGCAGCGCGTATTGCGCAACGAAATAGAACAGAATTCTACAAACTGTTGAATAAACATCACTTAGATGCTGAGCAATACCGCAATGATTACGGAACACCAGAGTAA
- the murA gene encoding UDP-N-acetylglucosamine 1-carboxyvinyltransferase: MDAFKINGGNPLVGEVSISGAKNAALPILMACLLSETPITISNVPKLNDIHTTLKLLSDLGANISWLSEDQVSIDASKIDNLKASYELVKTMRASILVLGPLLARFGHAEVSLPGGCAIGARPVNLHIHGLKLMGAEIDVENGYIVAKNHGRLKGANIFMDTVSVTGTENLMMAAALADGVTVIENAAREPEIVDLANCLNAMGAKISGAGSDTLTIEGVPRLAGQQYRVMPDRIETGTFLVAAAVTQGDVTCKNTDPGALEAVISKLQESGAEITTGDDWIRLSMSSRPKAVNIRTAPHPAFPTDMQAQFVALNAIAEGTATTIETIFENRFMHVPELQRMGADIALEGNTAISKGVDMLTGARVMATDLRASASLVIAGLVATTETQVDRIYHIDRGYQKIEDKLQALGADIVRVKGA, from the coding sequence TTGGACGCATTTAAAATTAATGGCGGTAATCCGCTCGTGGGAGAGGTCTCCATTTCGGGAGCAAAGAACGCTGCTCTACCAATCCTTATGGCATGTCTATTGTCTGAAACACCCATTACAATCAGTAATGTGCCTAAGTTAAACGATATTCATACAACACTTAAATTATTGAGTGATTTGGGTGCTAATATTTCTTGGTTATCTGAAGATCAAGTATCAATTGATGCGTCAAAGATTGATAACCTTAAAGCGTCTTATGAGTTAGTAAAAACCATGCGTGCATCCATTTTAGTATTGGGTCCGCTGTTAGCGCGATTTGGCCATGCTGAAGTATCGTTACCTGGTGGTTGTGCTATCGGCGCCCGTCCTGTGAATCTTCATATTCATGGTTTAAAGCTGATGGGGGCAGAAATTGATGTTGAAAATGGTTATATAGTGGCTAAAAATCACGGTCGATTAAAAGGTGCTAACATTTTCATGGATACAGTTAGCGTAACTGGCACTGAAAATTTGATGATGGCGGCGGCATTGGCTGATGGCGTTACTGTTATTGAAAATGCCGCTCGCGAACCTGAAATTGTAGACTTAGCAAATTGCCTAAATGCAATGGGCGCAAAAATATCTGGTGCAGGTAGTGATACCTTAACGATTGAGGGGGTTCCGCGTTTAGCAGGCCAACAATATCGTGTTATGCCTGATCGTATTGAAACGGGTACTTTCCTCGTTGCCGCAGCTGTAACGCAAGGAGACGTTACCTGTAAAAATACAGATCCAGGTGCGCTTGAAGCTGTGATCAGTAAGTTGCAGGAATCCGGTGCTGAAATTACCACAGGCGACGATTGGATTCGATTGTCTATGTCTAGTCGACCTAAAGCAGTGAATATTCGAACTGCGCCTCATCCGGCTTTTCCAACGGATATGCAAGCACAATTTGTTGCATTAAATGCGATAGCTGAAGGAACAGCCACGACAATTGAAACGATTTTTGAGAATCGCTTTATGCATGTGCCAGAATTACAGCGTATGGGCGCAGATATAGCGTTAGAAGGAAATACCGCAATTTCTAAGGGCGTTGATATGTTAACCGGCGCTCGCGTTATGGCAACGGATTTAAGAGCTTCTGCAAGTTTGGTTATTGCAGGCTTAGTGGCTACTACTGAAACACAAGTTGATCGTATTTATCATATCGATCGCGGTTATCAAAAGATTGAAGATAAATTACAAGCGTTAGGCGCAGATATCGTCCGCGTAAAGGGTGCATAG
- the zapE gene encoding cell division protein ZapE, translating to MIHLSPIDKYKQDLERDDFQYDKAQENAVKHLQRLYEDLQNKPLPVTGFKKVLNRWKRVVAKSSKARAQGLYFWGGVGRGKTYLVDTFYDCLPFENKMRIHFHRFMHRVHEELATLAGQSDPLKVVAKRFAEETCIICFDEFFVSDITDAMILGTLFEELFAHNVTLVATSNIVPDELYRNGLQRARFLPAIALINEHCDIVNVDSGIDYRLRTLEQAEIYHYPLDEKASQNLHRYFSQLSVEAGKSAAIIEVNNRQLTSIEASDGVVHFDFSVLCESARSQSDYMELSKEYHSVLLANVKQMHADCDDAARRFIALVDEFYERKVKLIISAEVAMEDLYSHGGLSFEFKRCLSRLQEMQSHDYLASEHLP from the coding sequence ATGATACATTTATCTCCTATAGACAAGTATAAACAAGATCTCGAAAGAGACGATTTTCAATATGATAAAGCCCAAGAAAACGCGGTAAAACATTTACAACGGTTGTATGAGGATTTACAAAACAAGCCTTTACCTGTTACTGGGTTTAAGAAAGTACTCAATCGTTGGAAGCGGGTCGTTGCTAAATCGTCAAAAGCACGTGCGCAAGGACTTTATTTTTGGGGAGGCGTTGGCCGAGGGAAAACATATCTCGTTGATACTTTTTATGACTGTTTGCCGTTTGAAAATAAGATGCGGATTCATTTTCATCGTTTTATGCATCGAGTTCATGAAGAGCTAGCAACACTTGCAGGACAATCTGATCCATTAAAAGTGGTTGCAAAACGCTTTGCAGAAGAAACCTGTATTATCTGCTTTGATGAGTTTTTTGTTTCTGATATTACCGACGCAATGATTTTAGGCACATTGTTTGAAGAATTATTTGCCCACAATGTTACCCTAGTAGCAACTTCTAACATCGTGCCTGATGAACTTTATCGCAACGGCTTACAGCGCGCGCGGTTTTTACCCGCCATTGCATTAATCAATGAACATTGCGATATTGTCAATGTAGATAGTGGTATTGACTACCGATTACGAACTTTAGAGCAAGCGGAGATCTACCATTATCCGTTAGATGAAAAAGCTTCACAAAACTTACACCGTTATTTTTCTCAGTTATCAGTAGAGGCTGGAAAATCAGCGGCAATTATTGAGGTAAACAACCGTCAGTTAACATCAATTGAAGCGTCAGACGGTGTGGTACATTTTGATTTTTCTGTACTTTGTGAATCAGCGAGAAGTCAAAGCGATTACATGGAATTAAGTAAAGAATATCACTCGGTATTATTAGCGAATGTTAAACAAATGCATGCTGATTGCGATGACGCGGCTAGACGTTTTATCGCATTGGTTGATGAATTTTATGAACGGAAGGTAAAGCTCATTATCTCTGCAGAAGTAGCCATGGAAGATTTGTATAGTCACGGCGGGCTGAGCTTTGAATTTAAACGATGTTTAAGTCGACTTCAGGAAATGCAGTCGCATGATTACTTGGCATCTGAACATTTACCTTAA
- a CDS encoding Do family serine endopeptidase — protein sequence MKKMSMLMSSILLSGSIAMASMPVHANLPLSIDGQKLPSLAPMLENVTPAVVLISVRGTQEVQQRVPDAFKFFFGNPRQAPSRERPFQGLGSGVIIDAEKGYIVTNYHVVKEADEIQITLKDGRQIEATKMGSDENSDIALLQVDAEDLVEVNIADSDKLRVGDFAVAIGSPFGLGQTVTSGIVSALGRSGLNADNFEDFIQTDAAINSGNSGGALINLRGELIGINTAIIGPGGGNVGIGFAIPSNMVKSLVNQIIEFGEVRRGVLGVAGRSVTGEFAKAMELEEAQGAFIEQVTIDSAADEAGIEAGDVITKVNGKKIRSFSELRGKIGAIGAGNEVKLTVIKSNGKEKTYKVVLKKADGPNVEPASIHRMLEGAELENHAKGLGVLVSSIEDGSPANMIGLRKGDIIRGINRNRVSNIGELRELLKEDNGISLLHIIRGNSNLYIRIR from the coding sequence ATGAAAAAAATGTCTATGTTGATGAGTAGCATTTTACTTTCTGGTAGCATTGCCATGGCAAGCATGCCTGTCCACGCGAATCTTCCATTATCAATTGATGGACAGAAGTTACCTAGCTTAGCCCCAATGCTCGAAAATGTGACGCCTGCGGTGGTGTTAATTTCGGTCAGAGGTACGCAAGAAGTACAACAACGTGTACCTGACGCCTTTAAATTTTTCTTTGGCAACCCACGCCAAGCGCCTTCACGAGAGCGTCCATTTCAAGGTTTGGGCTCTGGTGTCATTATTGATGCTGAAAAAGGCTATATCGTCACAAATTATCATGTCGTTAAAGAAGCCGATGAGATCCAAATAACTTTGAAAGATGGCCGCCAAATCGAAGCGACAAAAATGGGTTCAGATGAAAACAGTGATATTGCTCTGTTGCAAGTAGACGCAGAGGACCTAGTGGAAGTAAACATTGCCGATTCCGATAAGTTACGCGTTGGTGACTTTGCTGTCGCAATAGGCAGCCCTTTTGGTTTAGGACAAACAGTTACTTCTGGTATTGTCAGTGCCCTTGGAAGAAGTGGTTTGAATGCCGATAATTTTGAAGACTTTATTCAAACAGATGCAGCGATAAATAGTGGTAATTCTGGTGGCGCATTAATTAATTTACGCGGCGAATTAATCGGTATTAATACCGCAATCATTGGACCGGGTGGTGGCAATGTAGGTATTGGTTTTGCCATTCCAAGTAATATGGTTAAAAGCCTTGTAAATCAAATTATTGAATTTGGAGAAGTGCGTAGAGGCGTACTAGGTGTAGCAGGTCGAAGTGTTACCGGTGAATTTGCGAAAGCAATGGAGCTTGAAGAAGCACAAGGCGCTTTCATTGAACAGGTCACCATCGACTCTGCAGCAGACGAAGCAGGTATTGAAGCCGGAGATGTTATTACCAAAGTCAATGGTAAGAAGATACGTTCATTCTCTGAACTTCGTGGGAAAATTGGTGCTATTGGCGCTGGAAACGAAGTTAAACTGACGGTAATTAAAAGCAACGGCAAAGAAAAAACCTATAAGGTAGTGTTAAAGAAAGCCGACGGTCCTAATGTAGAACCTGCTTCTATTCATCGTATGCTTGAAGGCGCTGAACTTGAAAATCACGCCAAAGGCTTAGGTGTGCTTGTTTCATCCATAGAAGATGGTTCACCTGCAAACATGATAGGCTTGCGCAAAGGCGATATTATTCGTGGTATAAATCGTAACCGCGTAAGTAATATTGGTGAATTAAGGGAGTTATTAAAAGAAGATAATGGCATCTCTTTGCTGCACATTATTCGAGGAAATTCTAACTTGTATATTCGTATACGTTAG
- a CDS encoding ZapG family protein, translating to MNIVIGIVIFIVGAIVGVVASKLMSASSKNSASLAEKASQAEASLAQYKMDVAEHLDNSTKLLEQMNLTCQTAMQQMEQSTKLLQQATPAEEVVMPFFSKETQDQLAQTVALRHEKKSREQKEAMTEAPLDYSGTASGLFADQTQAVTNSDVEK from the coding sequence ATGAATATTGTTATTGGTATTGTTATCTTTATTGTCGGCGCCATTGTTGGCGTTGTCGCGAGTAAGCTTATGTCGGCCTCAAGCAAAAATAGTGCAAGCCTTGCGGAAAAAGCAAGCCAAGCTGAAGCCTCGCTTGCCCAATATAAAATGGATGTGGCAGAGCATTTGGATAATTCAACGAAATTACTTGAACAAATGAATTTGACCTGTCAAACCGCTATGCAGCAAATGGAACAAAGTACAAAATTATTGCAACAAGCCACTCCGGCCGAAGAAGTTGTAATGCCGTTTTTCTCAAAAGAAACCCAAGATCAGCTCGCTCAGACAGTCGCATTGCGCCATGAAAAAAAATCACGAGAGCAAAAGGAAGCGATGACTGAAGCACCATTAGATTACTCAGGAACAGCAAGCGGTCTTTTTGCCGATCAGACACAAGCTGTTACAAATAGCGATGTTGAAAAATAG
- a CDS encoding BolA family protein: MEVSEIEKLISDAVELDELHVKFDGSQCTVIAVADFIGDLSRVKRQQLIFAPLSQAIKEGAIHAVTVKTFTTTDWQREKMFNLPL; the protein is encoded by the coding sequence GTGGAAGTTTCTGAAATTGAAAAATTGATAAGCGATGCTGTTGAGCTTGATGAGTTACATGTAAAGTTTGATGGTTCGCAATGTACGGTTATTGCTGTTGCTGATTTCATTGGCGATTTATCTAGAGTCAAACGTCAACAACTTATCTTTGCTCCTTTGTCTCAAGCGATTAAGGAAGGTGCTATTCATGCGGTAACTGTTAAAACCTTTACCACAACGGATTGGCAGCGTGAGAAAATGTTTAATTTACCCCTGTAA
- the mlaE gene encoding lipid asymmetry maintenance ABC transporter permease subunit MlaE has protein sequence MNWLQSLGRKVIGRISALGRAIIMLTSALAHVPNIKRGFPLLVQQLYAVGVLSLIIIVVSGTFIGMVLALQGYTILVGYGAEASLGPMVALSLLRELGPVVAALLFAGRAGSALTAEIGLMKATEQLSSLEMMAVDPLRRVIAPRFWAGFISLPLLAAIFSAVGILGAHLVGVDWLGVDSGTFWSVMQAQVSLEKDILNGVIKSIVFAFVVTWIAVYKGYDCEPTSEGISRATTATVVQSSLLVLGLDFILTALMFTK, from the coding sequence ATGAATTGGCTCCAATCGTTAGGGCGAAAAGTTATTGGTCGCATTAGCGCACTAGGTAGGGCTATCATCATGTTAACTTCTGCGCTTGCTCATGTACCTAATATTAAGCGTGGCTTTCCGTTATTAGTTCAGCAGTTATATGCTGTTGGTGTGCTATCTCTCATTATTATTGTTGTATCGGGTACCTTTATCGGCATGGTGTTAGCATTGCAAGGTTACACTATTCTTGTTGGTTATGGTGCGGAAGCAAGCCTAGGGCCAATGGTTGCCTTGTCTTTATTACGTGAATTAGGCCCAGTGGTTGCTGCACTGTTGTTTGCTGGCCGAGCAGGATCTGCTTTAACGGCGGAAATAGGCTTAATGAAAGCAACTGAGCAATTATCAAGTTTAGAAATGATGGCTGTAGACCCTTTACGTCGTGTTATAGCACCAAGGTTCTGGGCTGGTTTTATTTCTTTACCATTACTTGCTGCAATATTTTCAGCGGTCGGTATATTAGGCGCGCATTTAGTTGGTGTTGACTGGTTAGGCGTTGATAGTGGTACGTTTTGGTCAGTAATGCAAGCGCAAGTTTCTTTGGAAAAAGATATATTAAATGGTGTTATCAAAAGTATCGTTTTTGCTTTTGTTGTTACATGGATAGCTGTATATAAAGGCTATGATTGTGAACCAACATCGGAAGGGATTAGCAGGGCAACAACAGCGACGGTTGTGCAGTCTTCATTGCTAGTATTGGGTTTAGATTTTATTTTAACTGCATTAATGTTTACCAAATAA